From one Microbacterium aurum genomic stretch:
- a CDS encoding S-layer homology domain-containing protein → MAAAESVRPFNVTGEPISRAAFASYIYAIAGRPRPGGPIPFSDVSADAPQAEAIAWLFYSDVARGWEDPLGPPAFRPNQPMTRESLVIMMKRIRELGLHD, encoded by the coding sequence GTGGCGGCCGCCGAGAGCGTCCGGCCCTTCAACGTCACGGGAGAGCCGATCTCCCGAGCCGCGTTCGCCAGCTACATATATGCAATCGCAGGCCGACCGCGTCCAGGCGGCCCGATCCCATTCAGTGATGTTTCCGCGGACGCACCACAAGCCGAGGCAATCGCATGGCTCTTCTATTCGGATGTTGCCCGCGGCTGGGAAGATCCGCTTGGTCCCCCAGCCTTCCGCCCCAACCAACCGATGACTCGCGAGTCACTCGTAATCATGATGAAGAGGATCCGCGAGTTGGGATTGCACGACTGA
- a CDS encoding S-layer homology domain-containing protein, with protein sequence MVKAAAVVGFNPENIISDALFYDGNAMTSAEIQTFLDSKIGTCRNGKCLNVLTTGISSRDAVYSQSTGNLICSAIQGGSMKVSELIYRVQVACGISAKVILVTLQKEQGLTTSKEPSDWNLKAAMGASCPDTAPCDPAFAGVGPQILKGTQQLKTYKAAKFAKQPGRNYVGYSPTESCGGTYLNIQNYATAALYSYTPYQPNAAALAAGYGLGDGCSSYGNRNFYNYFTAWFGSAQYPQTDTPFVDVSSDANSTWFSVFSSDIVWMFNSGISQGWRLAPGYQEYLPTQSVTRDVMAAFLYRLAGSPSFSPPSVSPFADVSPADVFYKEIAWLTINSPSLSSDERFRPSEPVTREDMAGFLYDLAGQPPHAAAAQSPFIDVAVSSPSYRSISWLAAAGISSGWDEAAGRAFRPAAPVTRDVMAAFLRRMYNYLNPFTDVASMTSLATYSVFANDIAWLASAGITQGWEVGDRTRVYRPFESVTRDVMAAFLYRLAGSPDFSAPSISPFADVQVGQVFYKEISWLAAEGISEGWQEGATRVFRPAQPVSRDVMAAFLYRMAGSPESSPSGSPAFVDVAVDGSFYREIAWMASSGISSGWSVSETRSEYRPFQTVSRDVMAAFLHRFKQILEE encoded by the coding sequence ATGGTGAAAGCCGCGGCCGTGGTCGGCTTCAACCCCGAGAACATCATCTCCGACGCGCTGTTCTATGACGGCAATGCGATGACGTCGGCGGAGATCCAGACTTTCCTCGATTCGAAGATCGGTACTTGTCGAAACGGCAAGTGCCTGAACGTACTGACGACCGGAATCTCCTCTCGGGATGCGGTGTATTCGCAGTCCACGGGAAATCTCATCTGTTCCGCCATCCAAGGTGGTTCGATGAAGGTTTCGGAGCTCATCTATCGGGTGCAGGTGGCCTGCGGTATTTCCGCAAAGGTCATCCTCGTAACGCTGCAGAAGGAACAGGGCCTGACGACGAGTAAGGAGCCGTCGGACTGGAACCTCAAGGCCGCCATGGGCGCTTCCTGCCCCGACACCGCGCCGTGCGACCCGGCCTTCGCGGGAGTCGGTCCCCAGATCCTCAAGGGGACGCAGCAGCTGAAGACGTACAAGGCGGCTAAGTTCGCGAAGCAGCCGGGTCGCAACTACGTTGGCTACAGCCCAACCGAATCTTGCGGTGGCACCTACCTGAACATCCAGAACTACGCGACGGCAGCGCTGTACAGCTACACCCCGTACCAGCCGAATGCGGCCGCACTCGCGGCAGGTTACGGCCTGGGCGATGGGTGCTCCAGCTACGGCAACCGCAACTTCTACAACTACTTCACGGCGTGGTTCGGGTCCGCGCAGTATCCCCAGACGGATACGCCATTCGTTGACGTTTCGTCGGATGCCAACTCCACCTGGTTCAGCGTGTTCTCGAGCGACATCGTCTGGATGTTCAACTCCGGCATTTCGCAGGGCTGGCGGTTAGCGCCGGGGTACCAGGAGTACCTCCCCACGCAGAGCGTTACTCGTGACGTCATGGCAGCGTTCTTGTACCGCTTAGCTGGATCCCCGTCGTTCAGCCCGCCATCCGTGTCTCCCTTCGCCGACGTCTCTCCGGCCGATGTGTTCTACAAAGAGATTGCATGGCTGACTATCAACTCTCCCTCGCTTTCGTCCGACGAGAGGTTCCGTCCGAGTGAGCCGGTCACGCGCGAAGACATGGCGGGGTTTCTCTACGACCTTGCCGGTCAGCCGCCCCACGCCGCGGCTGCGCAGTCGCCATTCATTGATGTTGCGGTATCGTCACCCTCCTACAGATCGATTTCTTGGCTTGCGGCGGCGGGGATTAGCAGCGGATGGGATGAGGCTGCGGGGCGAGCGTTCCGACCTGCTGCGCCGGTGACGAGGGACGTAATGGCCGCGTTCCTGCGCCGGATGTACAACTATCTCAACCCGTTCACGGATGTTGCGTCCATGACCTCCCTCGCGACGTACAGCGTATTTGCCAATGACATTGCGTGGCTGGCTTCGGCTGGCATCACGCAAGGCTGGGAAGTAGGCGACCGCACTCGCGTGTACCGCCCCTTCGAGTCGGTCACCCGTGACGTTATGGCCGCCTTCCTCTATAGGCTCGCGGGTTCCCCCGATTTTTCGGCCCCGTCGATCTCACCATTTGCAGACGTTCAGGTTGGACAGGTGTTCTACAAGGAGATCAGTTGGCTCGCCGCGGAAGGCATTAGCGAGGGCTGGCAAGAGGGCGCGACAAGAGTATTTCGGCCTGCCCAGCCCGTCTCTCGCGACGTGATGGCGGCGTTCCTCTATCGCATGGCAGGCTCGCCAGAATCCAGCCCGTCCGGATCTCCCGCTTTCGTTGACGTCGCGGTGGATGGTTCCTTCTATCGGGAGATCGCGTGGATGGCTTCGAGCGGTATCAGTTCCGGGTGGTCTGTCTCGGAAACTCGGAGTGAGTATCGCCCGTTCCAGACTGTATCGCGCGACGTAATGGCGGCCTTTCTCCACCGCTTCAAGCAAATCCTCGAGGAATGA